AGCGCGTTCCTCAATGCGGGTGTTCAGGTCGCCAAGCTGGCGGCACCACACCGCGCCCGTGTTCAGGTCAACGAAGAACTCGCCACGATCCGCGCCCACCGAGTTCGGAGGCCCGGAAAGGACATAGAAGCTCCCGCCGTTGCAGTGCAGCCAAGCCGTCCGGCCGTCCCTGTCGCGAAGCCCCAGCGTCGGGGCATCGTTGTAGATGTGCAGGCTGTCCGTGATCGTCCCGCCGGTAAGCAGGAGATAGCGCCCGTCCGCCTCGCTCCGGGTGTAATAGCTGCTCGGGTTCCAGAGAGCCGCATTGGCTGCGCTCTGAGCGGCCTGATTGCGGAACGTCTCAGCCTCATTGCGGAACCGGCTGGCGTCATTGCGGAACGTCTCGGCAGCGTTGCGATAGGTCTGCGCCGCATCCCGAGCGCCAACCGCCGTAGAGGCCGAAGACTGCGCCGAAGCCGAGTGAGAGCCGGCATTCGCCTCATGGCCGGCGGCTGCCTGCCGGTGCGTCCACGCATTGGCTTCGTGGGTGGCCGCAGCGGAGCGGTGCCCGCCCGCCTCATCACGATACTGAAGCGCCGTGTCACGGGCGGCGTTGGCGGTGTCCCGTGCCGCGAGTGCCAGGTCCCGCGCCGAGACCGCGACATCCCGCGCAGCCACTCCCTGAGAGAGGAGCGAGTTCATCTGCGGCAGGAAGACGCCGTCGTGATATTCCTTCGTGATCGCGTCACGCGGCTCGATGGCGGTGCCCACGTTCTTGATGCGCCGACCACCCGCGCCATAGGACCCATCGGAAAGCAGCTCAAGGGTGCCCCCGGCGATGTCTATGGCCTCCTGCACGATGTAGAAGGTCTGGATGTTGGCGAGGTCGAGGTCGCTTTCGGTGAG
The Azorhizobium caulinodans ORS 571 genome window above contains:
- a CDS encoding phage tail fiber protein; the encoded protein is MALSYAQYQGNGSQQTFAVPFPYLDRSHIQVRVALDLSGFTWDDPQTIRITPAPAPGAVVEIRRVTPRENRMVDFVDGSVLTESDLDLANIQTFYIVQEAIDIAGGTLELLSDGSYGAGGRRIKNVGTAIEPRDAITKEYHDGVFLPQMNSLLSQGVAARDVAVSARDLALAARDTANAARDTALQYRDEAGGHRSAAATHEANAWTHRQAAAGHEANAGSHSASAQSSASTAVGARDAAQTYRNAAETFRNDASRFRNEAETFRNQAAQSAANAALWNPSSYYTRSEADGRYLLLTGGTITDSLHIYNDAPTLGLRDRDGRTAWLHCNGGSFYVLSGPPNSVGADRGEFFVDLNTGAVWCRQLGDLNTRIEERAAAWAGGRVSKGGDTMTGDLMIEKFDAALRLHSPNISIWTALAASNGEYQLHNTSGVRMAVNPDGYVWAAPYGFLHDYINTVANDRGYAQANALDYVHRVRITGYGEAGFPGSPQWTHASPNVITGVRWSWNGFVDAIGYRSLQVYLPKHGGWHAIYDE